The following coding sequences lie in one Phragmites australis chromosome 8, lpPhrAust1.1, whole genome shotgun sequence genomic window:
- the LOC133926042 gene encoding uncharacterized protein LOC133926042, whose translation MAPGFARSISFPLSPSRSSKPRMASAYHARSVSLPCRSHPILAHLHTHIRAVRAWAQDPTSVASGLAHVDALHAALGDLLDLPEAQAALSGASSCDRLLEAFLRLADAHGSFQETVVELKQDVAEALASIRRRDGVRLASALRSQRKAGKELARLAAAARDGASRPSRLRFCGGSAAEVEVTGLLAESAAATASGSAALFNIVAAMSASASAAACSCKRSAALMCLIKKVSEEEEETMALMERLEELEECINELESGSEKVFRSLVQTRVALLNIHTHIF comes from the coding sequence ATGGCGCCCGGCTTCGCGCGCTCCATCTCCTTCCCTCTGAGCCCGTCCAGGTCTTCCAAGCCTCGCATGGCGTCCGCCTACCACGCCCGCTCCGTCAGCCTCCCGTGCCGCTCCCACCCCATCCTCGCGCATCTCCACACCCACATCCGCGCCGTCCGCGCCTGGGCGCAGGACCCCACCTCCGTCGCCTCCGGCCTCGCGCACGTCGACGCGCTCCACGCCGCGCTCGGCGACCTCCTCGACCTCCCCGAGGCCCAGGCCGCGCTCTCCGGCGCCAGCAGCTGCGACCGCCTCCTCGAGGCCTTCCTCCGCCTCGCCGATGCGCACGGCAGCTTCCAGGAGACCGTCGTCGAGCTCAAGCAGGACGTCGCCGAGGCCCTGGCTTCCATCCGTCGCCGCGACGGCGTGCGCCTGGCCTCCGCGCTGAGGTCGCAGCGTAAGGCCGGCAAGGAGCTGGCCCGCCTCGCGGCCGCGGCCAGGGACGGAGCCAGCAGGCCCTCGCGCCTCAGATTCTGCGGCGGCAGCGCGGCGGAGGTCGAGGTGACCGGGCTGCTGGCCGAGTCTGCCGCGGCCACGGCGTCCGGCTCAGCTGCGCTGTTCAACATCGTGGCGGCCATGTCAGCGTCCGCCTCCGCGGCGGCGTGCTCGTGCAAGAGGTCGGCGGCGCTGATGTGCCTGATCAAGAAGgtgtcggaggaggaggaggagacgatgGCGTTGATGGAGAGGCTGGAAGAGCTGGAGGAGTGCATCAACGAGCTGGAGAGCGGCAGCGAGAAGGTGTTCAGGAGCCTCGTGCAGACCAGGGTTGCGCTGCTCAACATACACACCCACATCTTCTAG
- the LOC133927427 gene encoding NADH dehydrogenase [ubiquinone] 1 beta subcomplex subunit 2-like, protein MGGGAHGGTTYKGYTIPHNKRWHTVAGKGLCAVMWFWIFYRAKQDGAVLLGLRHPWDGHDDHSHGHGHEHEASSSSSPSH, encoded by the exons ATGGGCGGCGGCGCGCACGGAGGCACCACCTACAAGGGGTACACCATCCCACACAACAAGCGCTGGCACACCGTCGCCGGCAAGGGCCTCTGCGCCGTCATGTG GTTTTGGATTTTCTACAGGGCTAAGCAGGACGGTGCTGTGCTCTTG GGTTTGCGTCATCCTTGGGACGGGCATGATGATCACTctcatggtcatggacatgagCATGAG gcatcatcgtcgtcgtcaccATCTCATTAA